A portion of the Candidatus Schekmanbacteria bacterium genome contains these proteins:
- a CDS encoding 4Fe-4S binding protein, which produces MLQITRRTVQALVIIFLAVVLSLNLYEGAKVKRDGDWEIKKSAILLHIDKYLGQREDRSTITNFFNGNIWSLKVKGFAISDPLAVLSYFIKSKKANIVFFLSLLIPVFFTVLLGRFFCGWLCPMHLLLEIADKFKMFLSRIGLPTYDIGVPLITRHIILGGGVLLGIFAGIEYFQFIYPPRLFSMVIHDILFGSVLTYGVWFIVAITAFEFLFSRRLWCRNICPGGTLYSYFGNKALLNVEPVRDGCNNCLDCRKVCPYALSPDNGNLDGTCDRCGLCISACDKKILDYKLNRAGSKSEQTV; this is translated from the coding sequence ATGCTCCAGATCACAAGAAGAACGGTTCAGGCCCTCGTCATAATTTTTCTTGCAGTTGTGCTGTCGCTTAACCTCTATGAAGGGGCAAAGGTGAAACGGGACGGCGACTGGGAAATCAAAAAATCAGCTATTTTGTTACACATTGATAAATATCTCGGGCAAAGGGAAGACAGAAGCACCATTACCAATTTCTTTAACGGCAATATATGGTCATTGAAAGTCAAGGGGTTTGCAATATCAGATCCCCTTGCAGTGCTCAGTTACTTTATAAAATCCAAGAAGGCGAATATTGTTTTTTTTCTTTCGCTTCTCATTCCTGTTTTTTTTACAGTGCTGCTGGGAAGGTTTTTTTGCGGCTGGCTCTGTCCTATGCATCTGCTTCTTGAGATTGCAGACAAGTTCAAGATGTTTCTTTCCCGCATCGGACTGCCCACTTATGATATAGGCGTTCCGCTGATTACAAGGCATATTATTCTTGGAGGAGGCGTACTGCTCGGCATCTTTGCGGGCATAGAATATTTCCAGTTCATCTATCCCCCACGTCTTTTTTCAATGGTCATTCATGATATCCTTTTCGGGTCTGTTTTGACATACGGCGTCTGGTTTATAGTAGCGATTACTGCTTTTGAATTTCTTTTCTCAAGACGCCTCTGGTGCCGCAATATTTGTCCGGGAGGGACTCTTTATTCCTATTTCGGGAACAAAGCTCTTCTCAATGTTGAACCTGTGAGGGATGGATGCAATAACTGCCTTGACTGCAGGAAGGTATGCCCCTATGCGCTTTCACCTGATAATGGTAATCTTGACGGAACATGCGACAGATGCGGCTTGTGCATAAGCGCATGTGACAAAAAAATTCTGGACTATAAATTAAATAGAGCGGGGAGTAAGAGTGAGCAGACGGTTTAA
- a CDS encoding 4Fe-4S dicluster domain-containing protein gives MERREFVKAGLLCLPFIGLSGWLVNDRLEKLSDITDSRGRVYLRPPGALPEKEFISTCIKCGRCGEVCPNDTLNFFDEISSPALVGTPYFIPREKACMLCMKCTQICPSGALVKVESDDGDVISKVVKIGTAEVDKNICNSYNGIACGVCVRACPYSGIALSAETWERPVVNVAACVGCGLCEQICIHAPQAIRVKPAGIQRV, from the coding sequence ATGGAAAGAAGAGAGTTTGTAAAAGCAGGGTTATTATGTCTGCCTTTTATTGGACTTTCAGGATGGCTTGTTAATGACAGGTTAGAAAAACTTTCTGATATCACTGATTCAAGAGGAAGGGTATATTTGCGTCCTCCGGGCGCACTCCCTGAAAAAGAGTTCATTTCCACATGCATTAAATGCGGCAGATGCGGCGAAGTCTGCCCAAATGATACGCTTAATTTTTTTGACGAGATCTCATCACCTGCCCTGGTAGGCACCCCTTATTTTATCCCAAGAGAGAAAGCTTGCATGCTTTGCATGAAGTGCACCCAGATATGCCCCAGCGGTGCGCTCGTAAAGGTTGAGAGCGATGACGGAGATGTTATTTCAAAAGTAGTGAAAATCGGGACAGCCGAGGTTGATAAGAATATCTGCAACTCCTACAACGGGATCGCCTGCGGTGTTTGCGTAAGAGCCTGCCCATATTCAGGCATAGCCCTTTCTGCTGAAACATGGGAAAGGCCTGTAGTCAATGTAGCAGCCTGCGTGGGGTGCGGTCTTTGCGAGCAGATATGCATTCATGCACCGCAGGCAATCAGGGTCAAACCTGCAGGAATACAAAGGGTTTAG
- a CDS encoding molybdopterin-dependent oxidoreductase, producing MGNKGSITRRNFIKGTAAVGVGLGLDGMLFSPTKILAEEKGATGLIEKLSQCPYCGVGCGTVIKADPATGKILGVVPDKQHPTNKGVQCIKGLNADEPTYVDRLTKVLIRKDMSDPEKGYESTTKGRFDDDVWREATYEEAEELVAQKTAALIKKYGGNSIGLYGSGQLTVESQWMENKLMKGVVQSNSIEANARMCMTSAVTAYIATLGSDTPPLCYDDIEQADMITFWGHNPRESHPIVFWRVADHKKKNNIPTLVSDPRRTGTVQAFEAVNPRNSYHFPTINGDISCLNAIAHCLITEHPQVIDYKFLKDNVNGWQEYIDVIKKEYSPEQVKDRTMIEPALIRKTASEWADATMKGRARGKGGVISFWGIGYNQHIHGQHNVISIINLHALTGNICRPGAGPFSMTGQPNAMGERLMGGLTNRLPFNEGLPNEKHRDWIAQCWNLPKERLLKTSELKNPGMMIGLFERALKGDVKAMFYIYTTHIHQPDVNNLIRPAMKKMFVVVQDIYRHAPNLAFADVVLPALTWGEWQGGTYISSERRFDICDGVGKGIEGLEQCKPDLDMAIDKGIKLANLLGLDGKKIFPYKKKKFHPKGQELYDSEEVFEEIVKASKGTDADLSGMLEVREKDGIGLYDQLRMLRGIQWPAPTYEAAKAGGTLRRYMGQEGDWPGKPYGMFRNKDGKMIMKLCRQDYSKRKEVNKELAKLGTEKGYYAIDHMDVIEKARDMALTPELPDFEVRGKHWSKISKDKYPFWLGLGIVYEHFHTAKTIRGATTRRLVPEQYVEMHPEDARENGIQDGDKIRIITKRGSYEGRASVGGIRSKVKPARSEVPKGYLFSPWNLSVADSADPAKNRWLVNAVSHRAFDPVSGQVDYKKLAARIEKI from the coding sequence ATGGGAAACAAGGGAAGCATAACTCGAAGAAATTTTATTAAGGGTACGGCAGCTGTGGGAGTGGGCCTCGGGCTTGACGGGATGCTTTTTTCCCCTACGAAAATCCTTGCAGAAGAAAAAGGCGCCACAGGGTTGATTGAAAAGCTTTCCCAGTGCCCCTATTGCGGAGTGGGATGCGGAACAGTGATCAAGGCAGATCCTGCGACAGGAAAGATATTGGGTGTAGTGCCGGACAAACAGCACCCCACTAATAAAGGCGTCCAGTGCATAAAGGGTCTTAATGCAGACGAGCCCACTTACGTTGACAGGCTTACAAAGGTTCTCATAAGGAAAGACATGTCTGATCCTGAAAAAGGATACGAGTCAACCACAAAAGGGAGGTTTGACGACGATGTATGGCGAGAGGCGACATACGAGGAAGCAGAGGAACTGGTGGCGCAGAAAACCGCTGCGCTAATCAAAAAATATGGAGGCAACTCCATAGGTTTATACGGCTCCGGCCAGCTTACAGTGGAATCCCAGTGGATGGAAAACAAGCTGATGAAAGGAGTTGTTCAATCAAATTCCATCGAAGCGAATGCGCGTATGTGCATGACAAGCGCAGTCACTGCATACATAGCAACACTTGGCTCTGATACTCCGCCACTCTGCTATGATGATATCGAGCAGGCTGACATGATTACTTTCTGGGGGCATAATCCCCGCGAGTCGCATCCTATAGTGTTCTGGCGTGTGGCTGACCATAAGAAGAAGAACAATATCCCCACGCTTGTTTCAGATCCGAGGAGAACCGGTACTGTACAGGCTTTTGAGGCAGTCAATCCAAGGAACAGCTATCATTTCCCTACGATCAACGGCGACATATCCTGCCTCAATGCGATAGCTCACTGCCTTATAACGGAACATCCGCAGGTTATCGATTACAAGTTCCTCAAAGACAATGTGAACGGATGGCAGGAGTACATAGATGTAATAAAGAAGGAGTATTCTCCGGAACAGGTGAAAGACAGGACAATGATCGAGCCTGCGCTTATAAGGAAAACAGCTTCAGAATGGGCTGATGCCACAATGAAAGGAAGAGCGCGCGGAAAAGGCGGAGTTATCTCCTTCTGGGGGATAGGCTATAATCAGCATATCCACGGCCAGCATAATGTCATCAGTATAATCAACCTCCATGCACTTACAGGGAACATTTGCAGACCAGGGGCAGGACCATTCTCGATGACAGGCCAGCCCAATGCTATGGGGGAAAGACTTATGGGCGGCCTGACCAACAGGCTTCCCTTTAACGAAGGACTTCCCAATGAAAAGCACCGGGACTGGATAGCACAGTGCTGGAACCTGCCAAAGGAAAGGCTTTTAAAAACATCGGAATTGAAAAATCCCGGCATGATGATAGGGCTCTTTGAAAGAGCGCTAAAGGGTGATGTTAAAGCTATGTTTTACATCTATACGACCCATATTCACCAGCCAGATGTCAACAATCTCATAAGGCCAGCAATGAAAAAGATGTTTGTTGTTGTCCAGGACATATACAGGCACGCGCCTAATCTCGCATTTGCGGATGTAGTCCTGCCTGCTCTGACGTGGGGCGAGTGGCAGGGAGGAACATACATAAGCTCGGAAAGAAGATTCGATATCTGTGATGGTGTTGGAAAAGGGATAGAGGGACTTGAACAATGCAAGCCTGACCTTGATATGGCAATAGACAAGGGGATAAAGCTTGCAAACCTTCTCGGTCTCGATGGAAAGAAAATATTCCCTTATAAGAAGAAGAAATTCCATCCCAAAGGACAGGAGCTTTATGATTCTGAAGAAGTTTTTGAAGAGATAGTGAAGGCATCAAAGGGGACTGATGCTGATCTTTCCGGGATGCTTGAAGTGAGAGAAAAGGATGGCATAGGCTTGTATGACCAGTTAAGGATGCTGCGCGGAATTCAATGGCCTGCGCCGACATACGAAGCGGCAAAAGCAGGGGGCACGCTGCGCCGTTATATGGGACAGGAAGGCGACTGGCCCGGGAAACCTTACGGAATGTTCAGGAACAAGGATGGCAAGATGATTATGAAGCTTTGCCGCCAGGACTACTCGAAAAGAAAGGAAGTAAACAAGGAGCTCGCAAAGCTTGGTACGGAAAAGGGCTATTATGCGATCGACCATATGGATGTCATAGAAAAAGCACGCGACATGGCGCTGACGCCGGAACTTCCTGATTTTGAAGTGAGGGGCAAGCACTGGAGCAAAATTTCGAAGGACAAATATCCTTTCTGGCTCGGACTGGGGATTGTTTATGAACATTTTCACACGGCAAAGACAATACGCGGTGCAACGACAAGAAGACTTGTGCCTGAACAATATGTTGAGATGCACCCCGAAGATGCCAGGGAAAACGGGATACAGGACGGCGATAAAATCAGGATTATTACAAAACGCGGCTCATATGAAGGACGGGCAAGTGTAGGCGGCATAAGGAGCAAGGTGAAACCTGCAAGATCTGAAGTTCCAAAAGGATACTTATTCTCGCCGTGGAACCTTTCAGTTGCAGACTCTGCCGATCCTGCAAAAAACAGATGGCTTGTTAATGCAGTTTCTCACCGGGCATTTGATCCGGTTTCAGGACAGGTGGATTATAAAAAGCTTGCGGCAAGAATAGAAAAAATCTAA
- a CDS encoding c-type cytochrome, translated as MRKFFAISSIAALLLLLIAAFINIRPEWKYYQRQYKKVAREKIKDEAILKIILDKDISLEQNYISSFGKVDRCVACHLGIENPFMSDAPQPFTAHPGNLLKIHPTEKYGCTVCHEGQGIATKTRDAHGIGVPYVERPMLTGPFVQSSCLKCHENLRDIGADVAARGEKIFREKGCQNCHKIKGVGGHLGPDLTLISDASIYLKHATEPNLHEYLKRFKGNYNTAFIYESVLLPKAQPPDSAMVDFHLTEAEAFPVTVYLKGMTKSNVPSSYIPVEAQKEETGRELFMEFCSVCHGRDGEGTKLPELGNKIGPAIGNQQFLAIADRAMLEYIITNSKGSGSMPAWGTAGGLDRERIEKIINYIKSLRVPSPTYQEIIEAGGNPQYGAELFMANCSGCHGFDGKHEIDLIGPTLNNAQLLSMSTPRFWYDTLTKGREGTAMPAWSFLGGEQLADIISYLNSWKAELYEAGKANGRGGAGTSVANGKEYFKMNCAGCHGINAEGKIGPSLKSPEFLRVASRGYLKKVITEGREETAMPAFSYLQPQVISDIVSYIKSFYAGPEKQLPYIKIRGSEYNGEKIYKRICAQCHGIRGQGGVGPGIGRNGFWKQTSEAFIKEMAIYGRSGTQMRANLVGKGGLVEISEIDIEDTIAYIRTFLDDEESLNPAFIDGDAQFGKERFERVCGQCHGRSGEGGIGPAIGKSGFLNSVTDGFIEAMAVRGRDGTEMRSFTGTSATGDELARLEEKELANIIAYLRRSAVLTDPKPKLLVGTPITGKMLFERNCAQCHGEEGRNSFAPELGNAKFLAAASDSYLQATMALGRHQTLMKPMIRGGSGVVELTSHEVNDIISYLRTLNK; from the coding sequence ATGAGGAAATTTTTTGCAATATCAAGTATTGCGGCACTGCTTCTCCTGCTTATAGCTGCCTTTATTAATATCCGTCCGGAATGGAAATATTATCAGAGGCAGTATAAGAAAGTTGCCAGGGAAAAAATCAAGGATGAGGCAATCTTAAAGATCATTCTCGATAAAGATATTTCCCTTGAACAGAATTACATATCATCATTCGGCAAAGTGGACAGGTGTGTTGCCTGCCATCTTGGGATTGAAAATCCTTTTATGTCGGACGCTCCACAGCCTTTCACAGCCCATCCCGGAAATCTGTTAAAGATACATCCGACAGAAAAATACGGATGCACCGTCTGCCATGAAGGGCAGGGAATCGCGACAAAAACCAGAGATGCCCATGGCATAGGGGTTCCTTATGTTGAGCGACCAATGCTCACGGGGCCATTTGTCCAGTCATCATGCCTTAAGTGCCACGAGAACCTTAGAGACATAGGCGCAGATGTTGCGGCAAGGGGAGAAAAAATATTCAGAGAAAAAGGATGTCAGAACTGCCATAAGATAAAAGGGGTGGGAGGTCATCTAGGTCCTGACCTCACTTTAATTTCTGATGCAAGCATATATCTTAAACACGCTACCGAGCCAAATCTGCATGAGTATCTCAAGAGATTTAAAGGAAATTACAACACGGCTTTTATCTATGAGTCGGTTCTTCTGCCTAAGGCACAGCCTCCGGATTCAGCAATGGTGGATTTTCATCTCACAGAAGCAGAAGCATTTCCCGTCACTGTTTATCTGAAAGGGATGACAAAATCGAATGTTCCTTCTTCGTATATTCCTGTTGAAGCACAAAAAGAGGAGACAGGACGCGAGCTCTTCATGGAGTTCTGTTCGGTCTGCCACGGCAGGGACGGCGAGGGTACAAAGCTTCCCGAACTTGGGAACAAGATAGGCCCTGCCATAGGCAACCAGCAGTTCCTCGCAATAGCAGACAGGGCAATGCTTGAATATATAATCACAAACTCCAAGGGGAGCGGGTCTATGCCTGCATGGGGGACCGCCGGAGGATTGGACAGGGAGAGGATAGAAAAAATCATAAATTACATAAAGTCATTGAGAGTGCCTTCTCCAACCTATCAGGAAATAATCGAAGCCGGAGGCAATCCGCAATACGGCGCAGAGCTGTTCATGGCAAACTGTTCCGGTTGCCATGGATTCGACGGCAAACACGAGATAGATCTTATTGGCCCTACATTGAACAATGCACAGCTTCTGTCTATGTCGACACCGCGCTTCTGGTACGACACTCTTACAAAAGGCAGGGAAGGAACTGCTATGCCCGCCTGGAGCTTCCTCGGAGGGGAACAGCTTGCTGATATTATAAGTTATCTGAATTCATGGAAAGCAGAGCTCTATGAAGCCGGCAAAGCGAACGGAAGGGGAGGGGCAGGAACTTCTGTTGCAAACGGGAAAGAATATTTCAAGATGAACTGCGCCGGCTGTCATGGGATCAATGCCGAAGGAAAAATCGGGCCAAGCCTGAAATCACCTGAATTCCTGAGAGTCGCAAGCAGGGGTTATCTTAAAAAGGTAATAACAGAAGGGCGCGAAGAAACAGCAATGCCTGCTTTCAGTTATCTCCAGCCGCAGGTGATTTCGGATATAGTGTCTTACATAAAGTCTTTTTATGCAGGTCCTGAAAAGCAGCTTCCATATATTAAGATCAGAGGCTCTGAATATAACGGAGAGAAAATTTATAAACGCATCTGCGCCCAATGCCATGGGATACGTGGGCAAGGGGGTGTGGGGCCCGGAATCGGAAGAAATGGTTTCTGGAAGCAGACATCTGAAGCATTTATAAAGGAAATGGCAATCTACGGCAGGAGCGGCACTCAGATGAGGGCGAACCTTGTGGGGAAAGGCGGACTTGTGGAAATTTCAGAAATAGATATTGAAGATACAATCGCCTATATCAGAACCTTCCTCGATGATGAAGAGAGCTTAAATCCGGCATTCATTGACGGCGATGCGCAGTTTGGAAAAGAAAGATTTGAAAGGGTATGCGGACAGTGCCACGGCAGAAGCGGAGAAGGAGGTATCGGTCCTGCCATAGGGAAATCCGGATTCCTTAACAGCGTGACTGACGGATTTATAGAGGCAATGGCAGTAAGGGGAAGGGACGGTACCGAGATGCGTTCCTTTACAGGGACATCCGCAACAGGTGATGAACTTGCACGCCTTGAGGAAAAGGAGCTTGCCAACATAATCGCCTATCTTCGAAGATCAGCAGTGCTGACAGACCCGAAGCCAAAGCTCCTTGTAGGGACACCGATTACAGGAAAGATGCTCTTTGAAAGGAACTGTGCCCAGTGTCACGGCGAAGAAGGAAGAAACAGCTTTGCCCCTGAGCTTGGCAATGCCAAGTTCCTTGCGGCAGCATCTGACAGTTATCTCCAGGCAACAATGGCACTTGGAAGACATCAGACCCTCATGAAGCCCATGATAAGAGGCGGGTCAGGCGTGGTTGAGCTCACCTCCCATGAGGTAAATGACATAATCTCGTATTTAAGAACACTGAACAAATAA
- a CDS encoding cytochrome bc complex cytochrome b subunit, whose translation MSTSDKKGAASVFIENFKRIPFSFRDAFSRHDIPPESEREKAAAVFSNFFLHLHPTRVSSHVVKPTYTLGLGLMCVFLFLILGVTGVVLMIYYIPHVDGAYASVKNIRYAVTGGKFVINVHRWSAHGMVLVVLLHMMRVFYTGSYKAPREFNWMIGVVLLSLTLALSFTGYLLPYDQLAYWAMTIGANIAGSLTELTDAIGVTKFFDPGKLQKQLIIGGNTIGEPSLIRFYFLHVIFLPIVISIFIGVHLWRITKDGGLSKPLDNKQFTESVNPDDEKSPNPDKTYGLMSLIRGNTPQVGNYSDDTVPTWPNVLLAEGAVFIFCLAAMSLLSLFFDAPLKELANPSVPENPAKAPWYFLGLQELVSYSAFVGGILVPSITVLGLMLIPFLDRELHDVGVWFSGSKGISVVKRSAAYGFFSLVVLIAFTIKFGWLRSWFPGVPQIVIIAINPATVIIGLFALWYFKILKETGSMRLASIAAFTLFVIGFAVLTYVGTFLRGPNWEFFWLQSQWPGIHFD comes from the coding sequence ATGTCAACTTCAGATAAGAAGGGAGCTGCATCGGTTTTTATTGAGAACTTTAAGCGCATACCTTTTTCTTTCAGGGACGCTTTTTCGCGCCATGATATTCCGCCGGAATCTGAAAGGGAAAAGGCTGCCGCGGTTTTCTCGAATTTCTTTCTTCATCTTCACCCGACGCGTGTAAGCTCTCATGTGGTTAAGCCCACATATACGCTGGGGCTGGGACTGATGTGTGTTTTCCTTTTTCTTATACTTGGTGTTACCGGTGTGGTGCTGATGATATATTACATCCCCCACGTTGACGGAGCCTATGCTTCTGTAAAGAACATAAGGTATGCGGTTACCGGCGGCAAGTTCGTAATAAATGTTCACAGATGGTCAGCTCACGGCATGGTTCTTGTGGTCCTCCTTCACATGATGCGCGTATTCTATACAGGCTCATACAAAGCACCCCGGGAATTTAACTGGATGATCGGAGTGGTACTACTTTCCCTTACACTTGCTTTGAGTTTTACCGGCTATCTTCTTCCCTATGACCAGCTTGCATACTGGGCAATGACTATAGGCGCTAACATAGCGGGCTCTCTTACTGAGCTGACTGACGCAATCGGAGTGACAAAATTCTTTGATCCCGGAAAACTTCAAAAACAGCTCATCATAGGCGGCAACACCATAGGAGAACCTTCTCTTATAAGATTTTATTTCCTCCATGTAATATTTCTTCCCATTGTCATCAGCATTTTCATAGGCGTACATCTCTGGAGGATTACAAAGGATGGCGGGCTTTCAAAGCCGCTTGACAACAAGCAGTTTACAGAGTCCGTAAACCCGGATGATGAAAAGAGCCCCAATCCGGACAAGACTTATGGTCTCATGTCGCTTATCCGGGGGAATACTCCGCAGGTAGGCAATTACTCCGACGACACAGTGCCCACATGGCCAAATGTGTTGCTTGCAGAAGGGGCGGTATTTATTTTCTGCCTTGCGGCAATGAGTCTTTTATCTTTGTTCTTTGATGCTCCTCTCAAGGAGCTTGCAAACCCGTCTGTCCCGGAGAATCCGGCCAAGGCTCCATGGTATTTCCTCGGTCTGCAGGAGCTTGTAAGCTACTCTGCATTTGTGGGAGGTATCCTTGTTCCAAGCATTACAGTGCTGGGGCTTATGCTTATTCCATTCCTTGACAGAGAGCTTCATGACGTAGGGGTATGGTTTTCAGGTTCAAAGGGCATTTCCGTTGTAAAGCGCTCGGCTGCTTATGGATTCTTCTCGCTCGTCGTACTCATAGCGTTTACAATAAAGTTCGGCTGGCTCAGGAGCTGGTTTCCCGGAGTTCCCCAGATCGTGATAATAGCCATCAATCCTGCAACGGTGATCATAGGGCTCTTTGCCCTCTGGTATTTCAAAATATTAAAGGAAACGGGGTCTATGCGCCTGGCGTCAATTGCGGCGTTTACACTTTTTGTAATAGGTTTTGCAGTGCTGACTTATGTTGGTACTTTCTTAAGAGGACCTAACTGGGAGTTTTTCTGGCTTCAATCCCAGTGGCCCGGGATACATTTTGACTGA
- a CDS encoding ubiquinol-cytochrome c reductase iron-sulfur subunit has protein sequence MDDGEKIDRRTFIEKAGFYSFWLTLAASVAGVVKFLMPDVFDEPSTSFRLGKPEEFTKDGGTRLEDKNLMIFKDPEGLYAISAICTHLGCIVGETPAGFACPCHGSRFDKQGIVAGGPAPRNLPWFKIYLSPEGYLMVDTAATVTIGEKFKI, from the coding sequence ATGGATGACGGAGAAAAGATAGACCGCCGCACTTTTATTGAGAAGGCGGGATTCTATTCATTCTGGCTCACACTGGCGGCAAGCGTTGCAGGGGTTGTTAAATTCCTTATGCCCGATGTTTTTGACGAGCCGTCAACGTCTTTCAGGCTTGGCAAGCCTGAAGAGTTCACAAAAGACGGCGGGACAAGGCTCGAAGACAAGAACCTCATGATTTTCAAAGATCCTGAAGGGCTTTATGCCATATCTGCCATATGCACGCATCTTGGATGTATAGTGGGAGAAACGCCAGCAGGGTTTGCATGTCCCTGTCACGGCAGCAGGTTCGATAAGCAAGGAATTGTGGCTGGAGGCCCTGCTCCCCGCAATCTCCCCTGGTTCAAGATATATTTATCGCCTGAAGGATACCTGATGGTTGATACAGCGGCTACTGTGACCATCGGGGAGAAGTTCAAAATATAA
- a CDS encoding FAD-dependent oxidoreductase, translated as MANTYKVEIPDYSYWKNQIKCQQACPVHTDSGGYVRAIAAGNYEQAYLIARGPNPLASICGRICGAPCEAACRRGSVDESVSIRALKRFVIESLNLEADRNLAEKFFHRVRNFLSPQDCTAEEELSSLRSFLSGKEIPKPQGEKIGIIGAGPAGLAAAHDLCLLGLRPVIYEMESVPAGMLYLGVPEYRLPRNIIEAEVEVIKALGADIICNMQVGKNVTLEGLRQLHKATLIAVGAKKSAKIPLPGVDAEGVIGGVDFLRSVSLGEPIKLGARVVVIGGGNVAYDVARTVLRQEEYDISRTALRQPQVKEVMLCCLESLCEMPADDVEIREGEEEGVSRYNSMGPKEILTENGRAKGVVFKKVLSVYDENKRFSPVYDEAQLTTLEADTVILAIGQRADLSFISPERDNIKLTERGQIIVDPDTLQSSAPDVFVAGDVAHGTKLMIDAIASGKKAARSIFEYVTGKKLLLERKASFTILENYYRDKTYDKIKRVHPPSEHPDERKKSTKISVEKSFDVPIAVSEGVRCYSCDIQTIFHSERCILCAGCEDVCPRRCLRVVRVEMIKGDEKLGSLLKKRYGEDAPRKGSAVIKDETECIRCGLCAKRCPALAITMEQFKFEEKLAVKEY; from the coding sequence ATGGCGAATACATACAAGGTAGAGATACCAGACTATTCATACTGGAAAAACCAGATAAAATGCCAGCAGGCATGTCCGGTGCATACCGACTCAGGCGGTTATGTCCGCGCAATCGCCGCAGGCAATTATGAGCAGGCTTATCTCATAGCAAGGGGACCGAATCCTCTTGCATCCATTTGCGGCAGAATCTGCGGCGCTCCATGCGAGGCTGCATGCCGCAGGGGCTCTGTTGATGAGTCGGTTTCCATAAGGGCATTGAAGAGGTTTGTGATCGAAAGCCTTAACCTTGAAGCGGACAGGAACCTTGCAGAAAAATTCTTCCACCGGGTCAGAAATTTCCTTTCACCGCAGGATTGTACGGCTGAAGAGGAACTAAGTTCGCTCAGAAGTTTTTTAAGCGGAAAAGAGATACCAAAACCGCAGGGGGAGAAAATCGGCATCATAGGCGCAGGCCCCGCCGGACTTGCTGCAGCCCATGACCTATGTCTCCTTGGATTAAGGCCTGTGATATATGAGATGGAATCTGTCCCTGCAGGGATGCTCTATCTTGGTGTTCCTGAATACAGGCTTCCGCGGAATATTATAGAAGCTGAAGTCGAGGTGATTAAAGCGCTCGGAGCAGACATCATATGCAATATGCAGGTTGGTAAAAATGTAACTCTTGAAGGATTAAGACAGCTCCACAAGGCGACTTTAATCGCAGTAGGCGCCAAGAAATCTGCCAAGATACCTCTGCCCGGAGTTGATGCGGAAGGAGTCATCGGAGGAGTTGATTTCTTAAGGTCAGTGTCATTGGGAGAGCCTATAAAACTTGGGGCGAGAGTCGTTGTAATAGGGGGCGGCAATGTTGCTTATGACGTTGCGCGGACTGTGCTTAGGCAGGAAGAATATGACATATCCAGAACTGCCCTGCGCCAGCCGCAGGTAAAGGAAGTGATGCTCTGCTGTCTGGAGTCCCTTTGCGAGATGCCTGCCGATGACGTGGAGATAAGGGAAGGCGAAGAAGAGGGGGTAAGCCGTTACAACAGCATGGGACCGAAAGAGATATTAACCGAGAACGGCAGGGCAAAAGGTGTTGTATTCAAAAAAGTGCTTTCCGTATATGATGAGAACAAGAGGTTCTCTCCTGTTTATGACGAAGCTCAGCTTACCACGCTTGAAGCTGATACGGTAATACTTGCCATAGGACAAAGGGCAGACCTTTCATTCATAAGTCCTGAAAGGGACAATATAAAGCTCACAGAAAGGGGACAGATAATCGTTGACCCCGACACCCTTCAGTCTTCAGCCCCTGATGTTTTTGTTGCAGGCGATGTTGCCCATGGAACAAAGCTCATGATAGATGCCATTGCAAGCGGGAAAAAGGCTGCAAGGTCTATCTTTGAATATGTAACAGGGAAGAAACTCCTCCTTGAAAGGAAAGCCTCTTTTACCATTCTTGAAAATTATTACCGCGACAAAACCTATGACAAAATAAAGCGTGTACATCCTCCTTCTGAACATCCTGACGAGAGGAAAAAATCTACCAAGATATCTGTTGAAAAAAGCTTTGATGTTCCCATAGCGGTATCTGAGGGAGTCCGCTGTTATTCCTGCGATATCCAGACAATATTTCATAGCGAAAGGTGCATACTCTGCGCGGGTTGCGAGGATGTCTGTCCGCGCAGGTGCCTTCGGGTAGTGCGCGTAGAGATGATAAAGGGAGACGAGAAACTGGGATCACTTCTTAAAAAGAGATACGGGGAAGACGCTCCCAGGAAGGGGAGTGCAGTCATAAAAGATGAAACAGAGTGTATCAGGTGCGGGCTATGCGCCAAAAGGTGCCCTGCTCTTGCTATCACTATGGAGCAGTTCAAATTCGAGGAAAAACTTGCAGTAAAAGAATATTAG